The window CGAACACGCTCGCCACGCCCAGCACGATGTTCGCCAGCAGGAAGGTGAGCTGGAAGTTCGCCGCCTCGGCCGCCTGCTCCCGCAGGTAGGTGGGCCGCCTGCCCTCGACCAGGTAGACGATCAGCGGGACGAGGAAGAACGACGCGTAGCCGGACAGGTGCATGATCGCCGCGGCGAACCGCTCGGTCCCTGACGGAACTGGCGCGGCCTGCGGCACCGGCATCGGTGGCAGCAGGTCACGAAGCGGCAGCTGCAGCTCACCGTACGTCCGCGCGGCGAGCGCCTGGTCGATGCGGACGTCGAGCTCTTGGTCGTCGAGCCGGCCGTCCGCGTAGGCGTCGTGCAGCACCCGCACGACGCCGTCTCGCTCCTTGTCGGAGACGCGATACCACGGCTGGATGACGACCGGGCCGCGTGTGGTTGCCGCAGGGTACATATCCCGATCCTCCCCCTCCACACCTCAATCCGCATCGGGGACAACCCTGATTCCGCATCTCCGCGGGCCGCCCGACGCGGTCGGCTACCCAGGTCCTACCCGGGTAACGGCCACCCGGGCTGGTTGGTTCCGCGCTCCCCTACGCTGTCCGCATGCCCTACCGCGACGCCACCCCTGCCGACCTGCCCAGGATGCTCGAGCTGAACAACGCCGCCGTGCCCGCGGTGGGCGAGCTGACCATGCCGGAGCTTGCCGACCTCGTCGGCATGGCGTCGCTGGTAGTGATCGCGGACGTCGAAGGCGCGGTCGCCGGCTTCGCGCTCAGCCTCGGCCCCGGCGCCGCGTACGCCAGCGAGAACTACCGGTACTTCGCGGACCGGTACGACGACTTCCACTACCTGGACCGCATCATCGTCGACCCAGCGTACTTCCGGCAGGGCATCGGCGGCCAGCTCTACGACGAGGTGGAGCGCCGCTGCGGCGCGCCGGTGCTCGTGTGCGAGGTCAACCTGGAGCCCCGCAACGACCGCTCCCTCGCCTTCCACGAACACCGCGGCTTCCGGCAGGTCGGCACCCAGGACACCAAGGGCGGCAAGACCGTGTCCCTGCTGCTCAAGGACCTCGCCTAGGCAGCCATCAGGTCGGCCAGGTGACACAGCCGGTCCAGCCGCCACTGGACGGTCGCCGCCGTCATCGGGGGTGCCGGCACCTGGTGGTACGTCGACGGCGCCCCGGCGACCGGCAGCTCGCGCACCGGCCACCACGACAGCATGTCGGTGCCGGACGTACGGAAGTACCAGCCGGGCTCGCAGCCGGCCAGGTACCGCTGCACGGCCGCGAGCACCTGCGTCGCCGCGGCCGGGTCGGCAGCCCGCACCTCCAGGCCGCCGCCGAGGCCGTTCAGGTGCGGGAGCGCGTCGGTGCGGCTCATCGGGTCCACCGGAGGCACCAGCACCTCGACGACGGGCAGCGGGCGGCGCAGCCTGATCGCGCACACCGCCGACTGCGCCTCGCCCGGTAGCTGCCCGCCGTACCTGACCAGCCGCACGGTCGCGAAGGCCGCCGGCCGCAGCTGCCAGGTGCCGGTCAGCACCTCGCGCACGGCGCCGAGCGCGTACCCGCGGAACGGCGCGCCGTACCACTGCGCCACGTCGGGCGGCACGGCCGGCATCCGCCGCCAGTACAGCCGCGCGGCCAGCTCATCTACCAGGAGAGACACAGCGAGAGGGTAGCGGTCTACGTCACCGCCACACCGCCGGGCCGGTCACCGCACCAACAGCGAGAGGGTAGCGGACAGCAGCACCACCCACCGCCACACCGCCGGGCCGGTCACCGCACCAACAGCGAGAGGGTAGCGGTCTACGTCACCGCCACACCGCCGGGCCGGTCACCGCACCAACAGCGAGAGGGTAGCGGTCTACGTCACCGCCACACCGCCGGGCC of the Streptosporangiales bacterium genome contains:
- a CDS encoding DUF4870 domain-containing protein; its protein translation is MYPAATTRGPVVIQPWYRVSDKERDGVVRVLHDAYADGRLDDQELDVRIDQALAARTYGELQLPLRDLLPPMPVPQAAPVPSGTERFAAAIMHLSGYASFFLVPLIVYLVEGRRPTYLREQAAEAANFQLTFLLANIVLGVASVFVLPALLFPVIWVGWLVLNLVGGVASAAGTRFRYPLTLRLLR
- a CDS encoding GNAT family N-acetyltransferase, with translation MPYRDATPADLPRMLELNNAAVPAVGELTMPELADLVGMASLVVIADVEGAVAGFALSLGPGAAYASENYRYFADRYDDFHYLDRIIVDPAYFRQGIGGQLYDEVERRCGAPVLVCEVNLEPRNDRSLAFHEHRGFRQVGTQDTKGGKTVSLLLKDLA